From the genome of Turicibacter faecis, one region includes:
- a CDS encoding co-chaperone GroES: MLRPLNDNVVIEIVELEKKTASGIILSKETSKPSHSEGVIVAVGEGKCLENGTLKTPSVSVGQRVIYNGFAGTKVSHQGKDLVILSSDDVLAVVE; this comes from the coding sequence ATGTTAAGACCATTAAACGATAATGTTGTTATCGAAATTGTTGAGCTTGAGAAGAAAACGGCAAGTGGGATCATTCTTTCAAAAGAGACTTCAAAGCCAAGTCACTCAGAGGGTGTTATCGTGGCCGTTGGGGAAGGAAAGTGTTTAGAGAATGGAACGCTTAAGACGCCTTCTGTTAGTGTAGGACAACGTGTCATTTATAATGGATTTGCGGGAACAAAAGTTTCCCATCAAGGAAAAGATTTAGTTATTTTATCATCGGATGATGTTTTAGCGGTTGTTGAGTAA
- the groL gene encoding chaperonin GroEL (60 kDa chaperone family; promotes refolding of misfolded polypeptides especially under stressful conditions; forms two stacked rings of heptamers to form a barrel-shaped 14mer; ends can be capped by GroES; misfolded proteins enter the barrel where they are refolded when GroES binds), whose translation MAKEILFAEDARRAMIRGVDKLADTVKVTLGPKGRNVILEQKFGTPQIINDGVSIAKEIELEDKFENMGARLVAQVASRTNDVAGDGTTTATVLAQAMIREGNKNIVAGANPITIRRGIERAVKVAVEALKANSKPIEGKESIANVAAISAADEEIGKLIAEAMERVGNDGVITLEESKGFETTMDIVEGMQFDRGYLSSYMVTDTDKMEAVLDNPYILVTDSKVGTLQDILPILEQLVQTGRPMVIVADDIENEALAALVVNKLRGTFNVVAVKAPGFGDRRKRMLEDIAILTGAQLVTEELGLELKNTTLDQCGRAGRVIVTKDHTTVVEGTGSQMDINARIAQIRAELENTTSEFDKEKLLERLAKLSGGVAVIKVGAATETELKERKLRIEDALNATRAAVQEGIVAGGGTAYMNIYNEVSKIEASGDEATGIQIVLKALEAPVRQIAENAGIEGSIIIHKLKELEAGYGYNAATDEFVDMFKTGIVDPTKVTRSALQNAASISASFLTAEAAVVEIEKPQVSPASPDMSGMGMM comes from the coding sequence ATGGCAAAAGAGATTTTATTTGCAGAAGATGCCCGCCGTGCAATGATTCGTGGTGTGGATAAGTTAGCTGATACGGTGAAGGTAACTTTAGGACCAAAGGGACGAAATGTTATTTTAGAACAAAAGTTTGGAACGCCCCAAATTATTAATGATGGTGTCTCAATAGCTAAGGAAATTGAGTTAGAGGATAAATTTGAAAATATGGGAGCTAGATTAGTTGCTCAAGTTGCAAGTCGAACAAATGATGTTGCGGGTGATGGAACGACAACAGCGACAGTTTTAGCACAGGCGATGATTAGGGAAGGAAATAAAAATATTGTGGCTGGAGCCAATCCAATAACGATTCGCCGTGGAATTGAGCGTGCCGTGAAAGTAGCGGTAGAAGCATTAAAGGCTAATTCAAAACCAATTGAAGGCAAAGAATCAATTGCTAACGTAGCAGCTATTTCAGCAGCAGATGAGGAAATCGGTAAACTGATTGCTGAGGCAATGGAGCGAGTTGGAAATGATGGTGTTATTACACTTGAAGAGTCAAAAGGTTTTGAAACGACAATGGATATTGTTGAGGGGATGCAGTTTGACCGCGGATACTTATCTTCTTATATGGTGACTGATACGGATAAAATGGAAGCCGTTTTGGATAATCCCTATATTTTAGTAACCGACTCTAAGGTAGGTACTTTACAGGATATTTTACCTATTCTTGAACAATTGGTTCAAACAGGACGTCCAATGGTCATTGTAGCAGACGATATTGAAAATGAGGCATTGGCAGCATTAGTTGTTAATAAGTTACGTGGAACATTTAATGTTGTAGCTGTTAAGGCTCCAGGTTTTGGTGATCGTCGCAAACGCATGTTAGAAGATATTGCTATTTTAACGGGTGCACAGTTAGTAACAGAAGAATTAGGATTAGAATTAAAAAATACAACGTTGGATCAGTGCGGACGTGCTGGACGAGTGATTGTAACCAAAGATCATACAACCGTTGTTGAAGGAACAGGTTCACAAATGGACATTAATGCTAGAATTGCTCAAATTCGCGCAGAACTTGAAAATACAACATCGGAGTTTGATAAAGAAAAATTATTAGAGCGTTTAGCGAAGTTAAGCGGTGGTGTGGCTGTTATTAAGGTTGGAGCCGCAACGGAAACGGAGCTTAAAGAAAGAAAATTACGCATTGAAGATGCCCTTAATGCAACTCGTGCAGCAGTTCAGGAAGGAATTGTCGCAGGTGGTGGAACAGCCTACATGAATATTTATAATGAGGTATCAAAAATTGAGGCATCAGGTGATGAAGCAACAGGAATTCAGATTGTATTGAAGGCATTAGAGGCTCCAGTTCGTCAGATTGCTGAAAATGCGGGAATTGAAGGATCTATTATTATTCATAAATTGAAAGAGTTAGAGGCCGGATATGGATATAATGCTGCGACAGATGAGTTTGTAGATATGTTTAAAACCGGTATTGTTGACCCAACGAAGGTGACTCGCTCAGCATTACAGAATGCAGCTAGTATTTCTGCTTCTTTCTTAACGGCTGAAGCAGCGGTTGTAGAAATTGAAAAACCTCAAGTTTCACCGGCATCACCTGACATGAGCGGTATGGGAATGATGTAA